The following coding sequences are from one Leptolyngbya sp. NIES-3755 window:
- a CDS encoding fasciclin domain-containing protein (similar to AA sequence:cyanobase_aa:LBDG_41180), whose product MKTSLKRLATGFSAFGLSLSIALPSLAQTTPNAETTPANTPETPAPGNRDSGVPPIGGQSGQNTPGTITSPENSNSGGTTTNPAVPNNQSVPGTVAPANRPEPNNLPGTSPTTTSPENSNPGGTTTNPAVPNNQSVPGTVAPANRPEPNNLPGSSSTTPTAPVSFAGSEGQTIDQIVRVSPSFELFNALVRVADSNGGTFATQLASGDITVFAPTDEALAALPPATFKALVQPENRGLLVQVLENHIVRGRVSSADLASKQVRSLGGNPIAAQGGTGALTVGNAPVVGADIQAENGIIHAINGVILPAELQSRLTSLAPQTGVAQP is encoded by the coding sequence ATGAAAACATCACTGAAGCGTTTAGCTACGGGTTTTTCCGCGTTTGGATTAAGTTTAAGTATCGCTCTGCCTTCTCTGGCACAGACGACACCTAACGCTGAAACCACTCCAGCAAATACTCCAGAAACCCCAGCACCCGGTAATCGCGATTCTGGTGTTCCTCCGATCGGGGGTCAATCCGGTCAGAACACCCCTGGAACAATCACCTCGCCTGAAAATTCCAATTCTGGCGGTACGACAACCAATCCGGCTGTTCCTAACAATCAAAGCGTTCCGGGAACTGTTGCTCCTGCGAATCGCCCTGAACCCAATAATCTTCCTGGCACTAGCCCCACGACTACATCGCCTGAAAACTCTAATCCTGGCGGTACGACAACCAATCCGGCTGTTCCTAACAATCAAAGCGTTCCGGGAACTGTTGCTCCTGCGAATCGTCCTGAACCCAATAATCTTCCTGGCAGTAGCTCCACGACTCCGACGGCTCCTGTATCGTTCGCTGGCTCTGAAGGTCAAACGATCGATCAAATCGTGCGGGTTAGCCCTTCGTTTGAATTGTTCAATGCGTTGGTGCGCGTAGCAGACTCTAACGGTGGTACCTTCGCAACTCAGCTTGCAAGCGGTGATATTACTGTGTTTGCGCCGACTGATGAAGCTCTGGCTGCACTGCCTCCCGCAACCTTCAAAGCATTAGTCCAACCCGAAAATCGTGGACTGTTGGTACAAGTTCTGGAAAATCACATCGTGCGGGGTCGTGTCTCGTCGGCAGATTTAGCCTCGAAGCAAGTTCGATCGCTGGGTGGTAACCCGATCGCGGCTCAAGGTGGAACGGGCGCGCTGACGGTTGGAAATGCTCCAGTAGTGGGTGCAGATATCCAAGCTGAAAACGGCATTATTCATGCAATCAACGGTGTCATTCTTCCGGCTGAATTGCAATCGAGATTGACCAGTCTCGCGCCCCAAACAGGTGTAGCTCAACCGTAG
- a CDS encoding pentapeptide repeat-containing protein (similar to AA sequence:cyanobase_aa:LBDG_41560), whose amino-acid sequence MIRTNLSVVTLISLGVALPVQAENLDHVRQLLSTKQCANCELTGAGLVFAQLSGANLVGANLAGANLSQANLTGANLSGANLSGATLSGANLSGAKLTGANLQGTDLTRSYLVGADLTGTQIETAIVQNAIGLPTTAGNAEMFYQMAMEAGKRRQYERAIENFNQVLVRKPDSAPALIGRAMARLELGDQKGAIVDSERAAALFEQQGDQNSAKSAGDLAQTLKNPPKARSGGGFGQTVVNVLGGLLQLFLVR is encoded by the coding sequence ATGATTCGGACAAATTTATCCGTGGTAACACTGATCTCGCTCGGTGTTGCGCTTCCCGTTCAAGCTGAAAATCTCGATCACGTCCGCCAACTGCTATCGACGAAACAATGCGCCAATTGTGAATTAACAGGTGCTGGATTGGTATTCGCTCAACTCTCTGGTGCCAATCTCGTCGGAGCCAATCTTGCAGGTGCGAATTTGAGTCAAGCTAATTTAACAGGCGCAAATCTTTCTGGTGCGAATCTTTCTGGTGCAACGCTTAGTGGCGCAAACTTATCAGGCGCGAAATTGACAGGTGCAAATCTGCAAGGAACGGATTTAACTCGATCGTATCTCGTCGGTGCAGATTTGACTGGAACCCAGATCGAAACCGCGATCGTGCAAAATGCGATCGGACTTCCGACCACTGCTGGAAATGCCGAAATGTTCTATCAAATGGCAATGGAGGCAGGGAAACGGCGACAGTATGAAAGAGCGATCGAGAATTTCAATCAAGTCTTAGTGCGAAAACCCGATTCGGCTCCAGCATTGATCGGTCGAGCAATGGCGCGATTGGAATTGGGCGATCAAAAAGGCGCGATCGTGGATTCAGAACGAGCCGCCGCTTTATTTGAGCAGCAAGGCGATCAGAACAGTGCTAAAAGTGCGGGAGACCTAGCTCAGACATTGAAAAATCCGCCAAAAGCACGATCAGGCGGCGGATTTGGGCAAACCGTTGTGAACGTCCTTGGCGGATTATTGCAATTGTTTTTAGTGCGGTAG
- a CDS encoding tryptophan-rich Ignore (similar to AA sequence:cyanobase_aa:LBDG_41550), producing MAKKQKFPHLVGSKWTAQQETWGWRHFQVVNRKNEGEWVFAEMVAACDPNVRFWMNAKLLKDRSQWQAGWKSLNEQEDFLY from the coding sequence ATGGCTAAGAAACAAAAATTTCCGCATTTGGTTGGCTCAAAATGGACCGCTCAGCAAGAAACCTGGGGCTGGCGGCACTTTCAAGTTGTGAATCGTAAAAATGAAGGCGAATGGGTGTTTGCAGAAATGGTGGCTGCTTGTGATCCGAATGTGCGGTTTTGGATGAATGCGAAATTGCTGAAAGATCGATCGCAGTGGCAAGCAGGCTGGAAATCGCTCAATGAGCAAGAGGACTTTTTATACTGA
- a CDS encoding glycerophosphoryl diester phosphodiesterase (similar to AA sequence:cyanobase_aa:cce_3494) yields the protein MNGNHVIFLHPDGTSAATYAAGRFQKYGPDGRLNWDELDRSAVYLGHMQDQLTGTSNAGAVTHATGTKVYAESFGLNRDGSPVESASGNTGKTIVQEAIEANKVTALVQSGFTAEPGTAAFVAQVGEITLNGERIAPRRRVADITKAVIESGVDFILGGGELHMLPVGTNGFHETATQLDARSTNVLDRPQENLIELAKSRGYTVVYTREQLFDLLELPNPPQKVLGVFAAFHTFNDRPEEALRLGQPDAIPFYVPTAPTSGEMLEVTQKLMERHPNFNNGSITIFEEEGTDNFGNVNNAPGTIEAVLRADAAIGVAQDFLDRNPNTLIITAADSDGGGLQVRDTRADRPVGTIAVNPTTNTDRQNPLDGQTGTNTQPFVAAPDANGDRFPFSVGWVGTPDFSGSIVTKASGLNSDKLPSTIDNTGIYELMYETLFNTELPSRVAPPTPAPTPTRDTGNVIFIHPDGTSPSYFSALRNIDKGPDGRLNWDMMSNAGVYLGHMEDQLTGTSNAGAVTHATGTKLFAESFGLDENNNPVIPLSGRIGKTILDEAIEAGKATALIQSGHIGEPGSAAFAAKTTNRDGNDVRARDKTAEIAEQVIRSGTHVILGGGEVYLLPKGTTGFHVTAEIDAEFDDPADRPTTNLIDLAKSLGYTVVYTEEQLNAVVNSGNPPEKLLGLFAANHTFDDRPEEALGLNSPNPSPLYVATAPTVAEMLDAALKIIRRDPDGFFAVVEEEGTDNFGNNNNAAGAIEGVRRADAAIGVAMDYVRSQDPNTLVLTAADSEAGGLQVTQFKPFTRPSGNAITTPELQDTEATVPFINVNPTTTNTVRNFLDGINGSTGSSDAPWRPFPSADGLDGNLGNFAVGWVGTPDFPGSIVSKAFGLNAEDLPSTLDNTEIYRLMYQTLFGVRFSAVANHEGGNKTATVQQGEGILASVNFTGIGPTTTPSEAIVREADTIRFVGEDLSAQNMILTQVGNDLAISFEGVENTGAIIRDFKLENLDNLTTATFGSVNFANIEFNDSGVTDSFDMFAADLVRDTVFNRNTVTFLNDLDNRVFGFNQSDDVINGQGGDDRLFGLSGNDILRGGAGNDFLDGGQGQNILVGGAGSDVFVLTESSGTQTIRDLNLEEGDRIGLSGGLTFGKLSLIQGTGADVDSVLVRVGTTNELLAIVNGIQASSLTSGAFTLVA from the coding sequence ATGAACGGAAATCACGTAATTTTTCTTCACCCGGATGGAACCAGTGCTGCCACCTATGCAGCCGGACGATTTCAGAAGTATGGTCCCGATGGACGATTGAACTGGGACGAACTCGATCGTTCTGCGGTGTATCTCGGTCACATGCAAGACCAACTCACCGGAACCTCGAATGCAGGCGCGGTCACACATGCGACAGGGACTAAGGTTTATGCCGAATCTTTTGGCTTGAATCGCGATGGATCGCCTGTCGAATCCGCATCGGGCAATACTGGGAAAACAATCGTACAAGAAGCGATCGAGGCAAATAAAGTTACTGCTTTAGTTCAATCTGGCTTTACCGCAGAACCCGGAACGGCTGCATTTGTGGCTCAGGTCGGTGAAATCACGCTCAATGGCGAACGGATTGCTCCCCGTCGTCGAGTGGCAGATATTACCAAAGCAGTAATCGAATCGGGTGTTGATTTCATTTTGGGCGGTGGTGAACTTCACATGCTGCCTGTGGGAACGAATGGATTTCATGAAACGGCGACTCAGTTAGATGCTCGAAGTACGAATGTGCTCGATCGTCCTCAAGAGAACCTGATTGAATTGGCAAAATCACGCGGCTACACGGTGGTTTATACGAGAGAGCAACTGTTCGATCTGCTCGAACTGCCGAATCCGCCACAGAAAGTTTTAGGGGTCTTTGCTGCATTTCATACGTTTAACGATCGACCTGAAGAAGCGCTCAGACTCGGACAACCGGATGCAATCCCGTTTTACGTTCCGACAGCTCCAACCTCAGGCGAAATGCTAGAGGTGACGCAAAAATTAATGGAGCGACACCCAAATTTCAACAACGGATCGATCACGATTTTTGAAGAAGAGGGAACGGATAATTTCGGGAACGTCAACAATGCACCAGGCACGATCGAGGCGGTTCTGAGAGCCGATGCTGCGATCGGAGTTGCACAGGATTTTCTCGATCGTAATCCCAATACGTTGATCATTACCGCAGCCGATAGTGATGGAGGTGGCTTACAAGTTCGAGACACCCGCGCCGATCGTCCGGTGGGTACGATCGCAGTCAATCCTACGACGAATACTGATCGCCAAAATCCGCTCGATGGTCAAACTGGAACAAATACTCAACCGTTTGTGGCGGCTCCAGATGCAAATGGTGATCGTTTCCCCTTCTCGGTCGGTTGGGTGGGAACTCCGGATTTTTCAGGCTCGATCGTCACGAAAGCGAGTGGCTTGAATTCGGATAAATTGCCTTCCACGATCGACAACACGGGCATTTATGAGTTGATGTATGAGACGCTTTTCAACACAGAATTGCCGTCTAGAGTCGCGCCCCCCACTCCAGCCCCAACACCCACTCGCGATACGGGAAATGTCATTTTCATTCACCCGGATGGAACCAGCCCTTCCTACTTCAGCGCATTGCGAAACATCGATAAAGGTCCAGACGGTCGCCTCAATTGGGACATGATGAGCAATGCCGGGGTTTATCTCGGACACATGGAAGACCAACTCACCGGAACCTCGAATGCGGGCGCGGTCACTCATGCGACGGGGACAAAGCTGTTTGCAGAATCGTTTGGGTTGGATGAAAACAATAATCCAGTGATTCCGCTGTCTGGAAGAATTGGCAAAACGATTTTAGATGAAGCGATCGAGGCGGGAAAAGCAACGGCTTTGATTCAATCCGGTCACATTGGCGAACCGGGTAGCGCGGCATTTGCGGCAAAAACCACGAACCGAGACGGCAACGATGTGAGAGCGCGAGATAAAACGGCGGAAATTGCAGAGCAAGTGATTCGGTCTGGAACCCATGTGATTCTTGGGGGTGGTGAGGTTTATTTGCTACCCAAAGGAACAACTGGATTTCACGTTACGGCTGAGATTGATGCTGAATTTGATGATCCGGCTGATCGTCCAACGACTAATTTAATTGACTTGGCAAAATCACTCGGTTACACCGTGGTTTACACCGAAGAGCAATTGAATGCAGTGGTGAACAGCGGCAATCCGCCTGAGAAATTGTTAGGGTTGTTTGCAGCGAATCATACGTTTGACGATCGACCTGAAGAAGCTTTGGGGCTAAATTCACCGAATCCTTCGCCGCTCTATGTTGCAACGGCTCCGACTGTCGCAGAAATGCTGGATGCTGCCCTGAAAATTATTCGTCGCGACCCGGATGGTTTTTTCGCTGTTGTTGAAGAAGAAGGAACCGATAACTTTGGTAACAACAACAATGCAGCAGGCGCGATCGAGGGAGTTCGACGGGCGGATGCGGCGATCGGAGTGGCAATGGACTATGTGCGATCGCAAGATCCAAACACTTTAGTGCTGACCGCTGCAGATAGTGAAGCAGGCGGATTGCAAGTGACCCAGTTCAAGCCGTTCACCCGTCCTTCCGGGAATGCCATCACGACCCCAGAATTGCAAGATACCGAAGCGACGGTTCCGTTTATCAATGTCAACCCCACGACGACCAACACCGTTCGCAATTTCCTAGACGGCATCAATGGCAGTACTGGAAGCTCGGATGCTCCTTGGCGACCCTTTCCTTCAGCCGATGGCTTGGATGGCAACTTAGGCAACTTTGCAGTCGGTTGGGTCGGCACTCCGGATTTTCCTGGCAGCATTGTCTCGAAAGCGTTTGGATTGAATGCAGAGGATTTACCGAGCACCTTGGACAACACCGAGATCTATCGGTTGATGTATCAAACCTTGTTTGGAGTTCGTTTCTCAGCGGTCGCCAATCATGAAGGCGGTAACAAAACTGCAACCGTTCAACAAGGGGAAGGCATTCTGGCTTCGGTGAACTTTACGGGCATTGGTCCAACGACGACTCCTTCAGAAGCGATCGTTCGGGAAGCGGACACGATTCGATTCGTCGGCGAAGATCTCAGCGCTCAGAACATGATCTTGACCCAAGTGGGCAATGATCTGGCGATCTCGTTTGAGGGCGTTGAGAACACAGGTGCAATCATTCGAGATTTCAAGCTGGAGAACTTAGACAACTTGACGACAGCAACCTTTGGCTCGGTGAATTTTGCCAATATCGAATTCAACGATTCGGGTGTCACTGATAGCTTTGATATGTTTGCTGCCGATCTGGTTCGCGACACTGTGTTCAATCGCAATACGGTCACGTTCCTGAACGATTTAGACAATCGTGTTTTCGGCTTCAATCAATCCGACGATGTGATCAATGGTCAAGGTGGCGACGATCGCTTATTTGGTCTGAGCGGCAATGACATTCTTCGCGGTGGTGCAGGCAATGATTTTCTGGATGGCGGACAAGGACAGAATATCCTGGTTGGCGGAGCGGGTTCAGATGTGTTTGTGTTAACTGAGAGTTCAGGAACGCAAACGATTCGCGATCTGAACTTGGAGGAGGGCGATCGCATTGGTTTATCCGGTGGTTTAACTTTTGGAAAACTGTCTCTAATTCAGGGCACAGGTGCAGATGTCGATAGCGTTTTGGTGCGAGTTGGAACCACGAATGAACTGTTAGCGATCGTCAATGGCATTCAGGCGAGTAGCTTGACGAGTGGTGCGTTTACTTTGGTCGCGTAA
- a CDS encoding hypothetical protein (similar to AA sequence:cyanobase_aa:LBDG_34470) → MKFRAIDTNMDFGLDRNMTTLTIRIEKLQAKLNNYNTLIELLDASKSEIDNLERELGDLIDQMLNGVCVKYGNDSREYEMAGGTRKSDRIRKSAETRIRNSVKKLAQAGNN, encoded by the coding sequence ATGAAATTTAGAGCGATCGACACCAACATGGATTTCGGACTCGATCGCAACATGACCACACTCACCATTCGGATTGAAAAACTGCAAGCCAAACTCAACAACTACAACACCCTAATCGAGCTACTTGATGCGTCAAAATCTGAAATTGACAATCTAGAAAGAGAACTCGGAGATTTGATCGATCAAATGCTGAACGGTGTTTGCGTTAAGTACGGCAACGACAGTCGTGAATATGAAATGGCAGGTGGAACCCGCAAGAGCGATCGCATTCGTAAAAGTGCCGAAACTCGCATCAGGAACAGTGTGAAAAAGCTGGCTCAAGCTGGCAACAACTAA
- a CDS encoding hypothetical protein (hypothetical protein AM1_H0022;~similar to AA sequence:cyanobase_aa:LBDG_34450): MEITGAAIAKLAFDEFVKSGAGEAAKQAIRGSFELEDRPTALALEYTDSTYPIAMMWLFTLKLAEFVYPHSQDLKSLFPSPCNVDT; this comes from the coding sequence TTGGAAATTACTGGAGCCGCGATCGCGAAATTGGCATTCGATGAGTTTGTCAAATCTGGTGCGGGAGAAGCGGCAAAACAAGCGATCAGAGGGTCTTTTGAACTTGAAGATCGACCTACAGCTTTAGCTCTAGAGTACACTGATAGTACCTACCCTATAGCAATGATGTGGCTATTTACCCTTAAGCTCGCTGAATTCGTATACCCACATTCTCAAGATTTAAAGTCTCTCTTCCCTTCTCCTTGTAATGTTGATACCTAG
- a CDS encoding hypothetical protein (similar to AA sequence:cyanobase_aa:cce_1960): MQVKDLTTEELKALIRETVAEILEEYLDDPDEGKEIRPEIKQQLLQSRERRSKGDRGIPAEEVARRFGLTWQGATSSNLNKPRSMTSTHSTKPSENASSPNSTGYRIISTRLNRKL; the protein is encoded by the coding sequence ATGCAAGTCAAAGACCTAACCACTGAAGAACTCAAAGCACTCATTCGGGAAACCGTTGCAGAAATCCTAGAAGAGTATCTTGACGACCCAGACGAAGGCAAAGAAATTCGACCCGAAATCAAACAACAACTCCTTCAGTCCCGCGAACGACGCTCAAAAGGCGATCGAGGAATCCCCGCTGAAGAAGTCGCTCGACGATTTGGACTCACCTGGCAAGGAGCTACGTCCTCGAATTTGAACAAGCCGCGATCGATGACCTCGACTCACTCAACCAAACCATCCGAGAACGCATCATCACCAAACTCAACTGGCTATCGAATCATTTCGACCAGATTAAACCGCAAGCTCTGA
- a CDS encoding HAD superfamily ATPase (similar to AA sequence:cyanobase_aa:LBDG_13560) has product MATLPGLSDREVHDRQLAGETNNVKLPTSRSYARILQENLFTFVNAVFFVISGVFILLRRPSDAVFVAVVIFSGVVIGIVQEIWAKQKLDEIALLARPHATVIRNGKEINIDPSEIVLGDTLILRPGDQVLVDGQIVGEGRVEIDESLLTGESDLIAKVAGKPVYSGSFCVSGSACYEAQKVGAETVAYQLTMGAREFRQVYTPLQAEINLIIRILLLLASFLWLLIGISFVIRSQTLNEVVQRAAVIAGLIPAGLILAITLSYAMGSIRMLGQNVLIQQTNAVESLSNVDVLCLDKTGTLTTNQIELHSIYPIELSEKELRSQLGDFAASTQSGNRTSEAVLIACSGYAKPLRNEIPFSSARKWSAIEFADQPGTYVMGAPEILMKSTVLDEEFLEYIDRQVNQGFRVVLFGHTPESIESNTLPPLTPLGILCFSDQLRPSARETLQGFVKAGITLKIISGDNPQTVAALARQADFSDEIRVISGAELAQMDQAQFIQAARNYNVFGRITPQQKAQLVRSLRNCGYYVAMTGDGVNDVLSLKQANLGIAMESGSKATRSIADIVLLNDSFEALPHTFLEGQRIQNGIRDVVKLFMVRLSCVALLIFAISIVSDSFPLLNKHSAIVTLIGVGIPTTFIPIWAQPGEPPKRSLVRSMLHFVVPATITITLVSLTVYLFYLVSAALDLPPNVGLIGVEFNIPRTALVTILVFCQLMLLPFLKPPTHAWTGGEPFSGDWRYTIVAAVLLFVYLLILLIPPLRVFFELSPLSLQDCFFLGLVTLEWGLILRLAWRTRFLDRFLGVDLE; this is encoded by the coding sequence ATGGCAACGCTCCCCGGATTAAGCGATCGAGAAGTCCACGATCGACAGTTAGCAGGCGAAACGAACAACGTCAAATTGCCGACGAGTCGATCGTATGCGCGGATTCTGCAAGAAAATTTGTTTACGTTTGTCAATGCCGTTTTCTTTGTGATTAGCGGCGTTTTTATTCTGCTCCGTCGTCCGAGTGATGCGGTGTTCGTCGCGGTTGTGATTTTTAGTGGCGTTGTAATTGGAATTGTGCAAGAGATTTGGGCAAAACAAAAGCTCGATGAAATTGCATTATTAGCGCGTCCTCATGCCACAGTGATTCGTAACGGAAAAGAGATCAATATTGATCCAAGTGAAATTGTCTTAGGCGATACGCTGATTTTGCGTCCGGGTGATCAAGTTTTAGTGGATGGGCAAATCGTTGGAGAAGGACGAGTCGAAATTGATGAATCGCTGTTAACGGGTGAATCAGATCTGATTGCGAAAGTAGCAGGAAAACCTGTTTATTCAGGAAGTTTCTGTGTTAGTGGTAGCGCCTGTTATGAAGCTCAGAAGGTGGGAGCAGAAACAGTTGCGTATCAGCTAACAATGGGAGCGCGAGAATTTCGCCAAGTGTATACACCATTGCAAGCTGAGATTAATTTAATTATTCGGATTCTGTTGTTACTTGCATCGTTTCTGTGGTTACTCATTGGAATTAGTTTTGTGATCCGATCGCAAACCTTAAATGAAGTCGTTCAACGCGCCGCTGTGATCGCTGGACTGATTCCCGCAGGATTGATTTTAGCAATCACGCTCTCGTATGCAATGGGATCGATTCGGATGTTGGGTCAGAATGTTCTAATTCAGCAAACGAATGCAGTCGAATCGCTCAGTAATGTTGATGTTTTATGTTTGGATAAGACGGGAACGTTGACTACGAACCAGATTGAGCTACATTCGATTTATCCGATCGAACTCTCTGAAAAAGAACTGCGATCGCAATTAGGAGATTTCGCCGCAAGTACTCAATCCGGAAATCGCACCAGTGAAGCGGTTCTGATCGCCTGTAGTGGATATGCAAAACCGCTCCGAAACGAAATCCCGTTTTCATCTGCACGAAAATGGAGCGCGATCGAGTTTGCGGATCAGCCTGGAACTTATGTGATGGGCGCACCAGAAATTCTGATGAAATCGACGGTTTTAGATGAAGAATTTTTGGAGTATATCGATCGACAAGTGAATCAAGGTTTCCGAGTAGTTTTATTTGGGCACACACCGGAATCGATCGAGTCCAATACGCTCCCACCCCTCACGCCACTCGGAATTCTCTGCTTCTCAGATCAGCTTCGTCCCTCTGCTCGTGAAACGCTGCAAGGATTTGTCAAAGCTGGAATCACGCTAAAAATCATTTCCGGTGATAATCCTCAAACCGTAGCAGCATTAGCGAGACAAGCCGATTTTAGTGATGAAATTCGAGTGATTTCGGGTGCAGAACTCGCACAAATGGATCAAGCGCAATTCATTCAAGCCGCACGGAATTATAATGTTTTCGGACGAATTACTCCGCAGCAAAAAGCACAACTTGTCCGTAGTTTACGCAACTGTGGTTACTACGTAGCAATGACCGGAGACGGTGTGAATGATGTACTGTCTCTCAAACAGGCAAATCTTGGAATTGCGATGGAGAGTGGTAGTAAAGCGACTCGCAGCATTGCCGATATTGTTTTACTGAATGATTCTTTTGAAGCACTACCGCATACATTTTTAGAAGGACAACGGATTCAGAATGGGATTCGCGATGTCGTCAAATTATTTATGGTACGACTGAGTTGCGTTGCATTATTGATTTTTGCAATCTCGATCGTGTCCGATAGCTTCCCACTGTTGAATAAACATAGTGCGATCGTCACTCTAATCGGTGTTGGCATTCCCACGACATTCATTCCCATCTGGGCGCAACCTGGAGAACCACCAAAGCGAAGTTTAGTTCGATCAATGTTACATTTCGTCGTTCCTGCGACAATCACAATCACCTTAGTGTCACTCACAGTATACCTTTTCTATCTTGTGAGCGCTGCTCTAGACCTACCTCCAAATGTTGGCTTAATCGGTGTCGAGTTTAATATTCCTCGTACTGCATTAGTGACAATTTTAGTATTCTGTCAACTGATGCTGCTTCCATTTCTTAAACCTCCAACCCATGCTTGGACAGGTGGAGAACCCTTCAGTGGAGATTGGCGATATACGATCGTTGCTGCCGTCTTACTGTTCGTCTATCTGCTCATCTTACTTATTCCTCCGCTACGAGTCTTTTTTGAACTCTCGCCACTGAGTTTACAGGACTGTTTCTTTCTGGGATTGGTTACACTGGAATGGGGACTGATTCTGCGATTAGCATGGCGGACTCGATTTCTCGATCGCTTCTTGGGCGTTGATTTGGAGTAA
- a CDS encoding hypothetical protein (similar to AA sequence:cyanobase_aa:LBDG_13550), whose amino-acid sequence MTELPSRIPQYKVSIWETIAVVLGAIAVLGVGLTGLALKFLSNAATPQRAEAIASNIMTYQLPGNSQGLLGINIAGAKVALVASEGDEPDIQLLMARVPVNGESGQRRIDRILDSIALGADEEELKIKSVRAENRALCGQTTGIAIREGILKYPESPEKSTVIYRGSVVLGDSRYVVNLLASDVDVNAARKKANDVFNSLQCRR is encoded by the coding sequence ATGACAGAACTCCCATCCCGAATTCCACAATACAAAGTCTCAATCTGGGAAACGATCGCAGTAGTCTTAGGCGCGATCGCAGTTCTCGGAGTGGGTCTTACCGGATTGGCACTGAAGTTTCTCAGCAATGCCGCCACTCCTCAACGTGCAGAAGCGATCGCCAGCAATATCATGACGTATCAATTGCCTGGAAATTCCCAAGGCTTGCTCGGTATCAATATCGCAGGTGCAAAAGTGGCGTTGGTTGCATCCGAAGGTGATGAGCCAGATATTCAACTCCTGATGGCGCGAGTCCCTGTCAATGGCGAATCAGGACAACGACGCATCGATCGAATTCTAGACAGCATTGCGCTCGGAGCCGACGAAGAAGAACTCAAAATCAAATCAGTTCGAGCAGAAAATCGTGCTCTGTGTGGTCAAACAACCGGGATCGCGATTCGCGAAGGAATACTGAAATATCCGGAGTCGCCAGAGAAATCAACCGTGATTTACCGGGGCAGTGTTGTTCTGGGTGACAGTCGGTATGTGGTGAATTTGTTGGCGAGCGATGTGGATGTGAATGCAGCTAGGAAAAAAGCCAACGATGTGTTTAATTCGCTGCAATGTCGGCGTTAA